A portion of the Rhodospirillaceae bacterium genome contains these proteins:
- a CDS encoding antibiotic biosynthesis monooxygenase, protein MTNFAIFVTIKLKPDCLDAYLPLIHVDASSALRDEPGCLLFHILRPEIGKEESGEKEGGDVLHLYEVYESEEAFKAHQQSPHFTHYIKETEALVDERIIQRLDVIPSI, encoded by the coding sequence ATGACTAATTTCGCCATCTTCGTAACAATTAAACTCAAGCCAGATTGTCTCGATGCTTATTTGCCGCTTATCCATGTTGATGCGAGTTCGGCTTTGCGGGATGAGCCGGGGTGTTTGCTTTTTCATATTCTTCGGCCCGAAATAGGCAAGGAAGAGAGTGGAGAAAAAGAGGGCGGCGACGTGCTGCATCTTTATGAGGTTTATGAGTCCGAAGAGGCGTTTAAGGCGCATCAGCAATCGCCGCATTTTACCCACTATATAAAAGAGACAGAGGCGCTGGTGGACGAACGCATCATTCAGAGGTTGGATGTCATCCCGTCGATTTGA
- a CDS encoding CPBP family intramembrane metalloprotease, producing MILSETHGSRNIDAWAAAAVLLPLYLITVMDSWEHFEVSGSQWFWIRVLMFSMAIIVAISYGPFQKLIRESLQIRNRSSDPQSVFKLRISLYSVLALIISLYIIPYLNGPVFDYFTAAPTVGMDQMSTLAFLLEIIIGLTCGAFAEEICNRVVIRKAIENFTSSHLVLYFLSSLLFALGHISAGIPSFTSAFLFGNVVMFLYVRTGSILPSIVVHYIYNLWVTVAV from the coding sequence ATGATTTTATCGGAAACTCACGGTTCCCGAAACATAGATGCGTGGGCGGCAGCTGCCGTCTTACTTCCGCTATACCTAATTACCGTGATGGATAGCTGGGAACATTTTGAGGTGTCCGGCAGTCAGTGGTTCTGGATCAGAGTTTTAATGTTCTCGATGGCTATAATCGTTGCAATATCTTATGGGCCGTTTCAAAAATTGATCAGGGAATCATTGCAAATTCGGAATCGAAGTAGCGATCCCCAATCTGTATTTAAACTTCGAATTTCTCTTTATTCTGTTCTTGCGCTCATTATTTCTCTTTACATAATTCCGTATCTAAATGGACCTGTATTTGACTATTTCACTGCGGCACCGACGGTCGGCATGGATCAAATGTCGACGCTAGCGTTTCTGTTGGAAATTATTATTGGGCTTACATGTGGCGCCTTTGCTGAAGAGATTTGCAATCGTGTTGTAATTCGAAAGGCCATTGAAAATTTCACATCGAGTCATCTTGTTCTTTATTTTCTTTCGTCGCTATTGTTTGCTCTGGGGCATATTTCTGCGGGAATTCCAAGCTTCACTAGCGCATTCCTCTTCGGCAATGTTGTCATGTTTCTTTATGTTAGAACTGGATCAATTCTACCTTCAATCGTCGTTCACTATATTTACAATCTTTGGGTAACGGTTGCGGTTTAA
- a CDS encoding class I SAM-dependent methyltransferase: protein MINHLLQTHPELAPVIEQLAASAQGKTKEQFYGYYEWVHYGGLSTQEAFTKIYDENHWGKSDDPAQPFYSGLGSHAPTVVDTYIETIQAFLSSLEKKPTVVDLGCGDFYVGAQLRDLCDDYIACDIVEPLIEFNKEKFKSLNVDFRALDLSNDELPAADVVFVRQVFQHLSNKEILASLDQICSKYKYLILTEHLPGQEGFTPNQDKPSGRYNRVALDSGVILTEPPFNLKPLQEKVLSEIEDGNTIIRTTLYQLSE from the coding sequence ATGATAAATCATCTTTTACAGACTCATCCTGAACTTGCTCCCGTTATCGAACAACTCGCTGCATCAGCGCAGGGCAAAACGAAGGAACAGTTTTACGGATATTACGAGTGGGTTCATTACGGTGGCCTTTCAACCCAGGAAGCGTTCACAAAAATTTACGATGAAAACCATTGGGGGAAATCAGATGATCCGGCCCAACCATTTTATTCAGGTTTGGGCTCTCACGCCCCTACGGTCGTCGATACGTACATTGAAACCATACAGGCATTCCTTTCATCCCTGGAGAAGAAACCAACTGTGGTTGATTTGGGATGCGGTGACTTTTATGTCGGTGCCCAATTGCGTGACTTGTGTGACGATTACATTGCTTGCGACATTGTCGAACCGCTGATTGAATTCAACAAAGAAAAATTCAAATCCCTCAACGTCGACTTCCGCGCCCTTGATCTGTCGAATGATGAATTACCAGCGGCTGACGTCGTCTTTGTTCGCCAGGTTTTCCAGCATCTATCCAATAAAGAAATCCTCGCGTCACTGGATCAGATTTGTTCGAAATACAAATATCTCATTTTGACAGAGCATCTCCCCGGCCAAGAGGGCTTTACGCCAAACCAGGACAAGCCATCGGGCCGCTATAACCGGGTGGCCCTCGACAGCGGCGTCATCCTCACTGAACCGCCCTTCAACCTAAAACCCCTTCAAGAAAAAGTCCTCTCAGAAATTGAGGATGGCAATACGATTATACGAACAACTTTATATCAGTTGTCAGAGTGA
- a CDS encoding cupin domain-containing protein produces the protein MPFYIVDEMKTITTDELPNVTMRAVAGEFMKAAIMTKNESKGGTLHSHSDEEQWSYIIKGKMHFVLGDEERVLEAGDIVHIPRNVNHRSRAVDGPVIYFTVKSPVHAGGMRDNLKRVAGKESEEAENKFEASIKTET, from the coding sequence ATGCCGTTCTACATTGTCGATGAAATGAAAACGATTACGACGGATGAATTGCCCAATGTTACCATGAGGGCCGTCGCCGGGGAGTTTATGAAAGCGGCCATAATGACCAAGAATGAAAGCAAGGGCGGCACCTTGCATTCTCATTCTGACGAGGAACAATGGTCCTACATTATAAAAGGCAAAATGCACTTTGTTCTCGGCGATGAAGAAAGAGTGCTCGAAGCGGGGGATATCGTTCACATTCCTCGCAACGTCAATCACAGAAGTCGAGCGGTCGACGGCCCCGTCATTTACTTTACGGTCAAAAGCCCGGTTCACGCCGGTGGTATGCGCGATAATCTAAAACGTGTCGCCGGCAAAGAATCAGAAGAGGCTGAAAATAAATTTGAAGCCAGCATCAAAACTGAAACTTGA